One region of Pagrus major chromosome 7, Pma_NU_1.0 genomic DNA includes:
- the edem2 gene encoding LOW QUALITY PROTEIN: ER degradation-enhancing alpha-mannosidase-like protein 2 (The sequence of the model RefSeq protein was modified relative to this genomic sequence to represent the inferred CDS: deleted 1 base in 1 codon), which yields MRAPVCVALFVWLLSDAAAHQFTEEEMAAVRQRIKSMFYHAYNSYLDNAFPYDELRPLTCDGQDTWGSFSLTLIDALDTLLVLGNHTEFQRVASLLQDTVDFDIDVNASVFETNIRVVGGLLSAHLLAGRAGMELEPGWPCSGPLLRMAEDAARKLLPAFQTATGMPYGTVNLLNGVSPTETPVTCTAGVGTFILEFATLSRLTGDETFENVARRALRALWKTRSDIGLVGNHIDILSKKWVAQDAGIGAGVDSYFEYLVKGAIMLQDEELLHMFLEYDRAIQNYTRFDDWYLWVQMHKGTVSMPVFQSLEAFWPGLQSLVGNLDSAVRTFQNYYSVWRQFGGLPEFYSIPQGYTVDKREGYPLRPELIESAMYLFRATGDHTYLQLGLDALESIERIAKTPCGYATVKDLRDHQLDNRMESFFLAETIKYLYLLFDPAHFLHGGGAEGDGSWEEGGEGGRCILGAGGFIFNTEAHPLDPAALYCCSRHARDRQELRDILLSLSQPAGKKPKPPAEQTGGPPASQSESIALKAGERRRPPLLSCPVQPFSARLSILGQVFTDNT from the exons ATGCGCGCTCCCGTGTGCGTGGCGCTGTTTGTTTGGCTGCTGAGCGATGCGGCGGCTCATCAGTTCACCGAGGAGGAGATGGCTGCTgtcag ACAGCGCATCAAATCCATGTTCTACCACGCCTACAACAGTTACCTCGACAACGCTTTCCCCTACGACGAGCTCCGCCCCCTCACCTGTGACGGACAAGACACCTGGGGCAG TTTCTCGCTCACTCTGATCGATGCTCTCGACACTCTGCTG GTTTTGGGAAACCACACAGAGTTTCAGCGCGTTGCGTCGCTCCTGCAAGACACCGTGGACTTTGACATCGACGTCAACGCCTCCGTGTTCGAAACCAACATCAGAG tggtgGGTGGTCTCCTGTCGGCTCACCTGTTGGCAGGTAGGGCAGGGATGGAGCTGGAGCCCGGGTGGCCCTGTTCAGGACCGCTGCTGAGGATGGCCGAGGACGCCGCCAGGAAGCTGCTTCCTG CGTTCCAGACTGCCACCGGCATGCCGTACGGTACGGTGAACCTCCTGAATGGCGTCAGTCCCACTGAAACACCCGTCACTTGTACGGCCGGCGTGGGAACCTTCATCCTGGAGTTCGCCACGCTGAGCCGACTAACAGGAGACGAAACGTTTGAGAACGTAGCCCGCCGAGCCCTTAGGGCCCTGTGGAAGACCAGATCTGACATCGGACTG GTGGGAAACCACATTGACATCCTGTCTAAGAAGTGGGTGGCTCAGGATGCCGGAATCGGAGCGGGAGTCGACTCGTACTTTGAGTACCTGGTGAAAGGAGCCATCATGCTGCAGGACGAGGAGCTGCTCCACATGTTCCTGG AGTACGATCGAGCCATTCAGAACTACACCCGATTTGACGACTGGTACCTGTGGGTCCAGATGCATAAAGGGACCGTCTCCATGCCTGTTTTCCAGTCTCTGGAGGCCTTCTGGCCCGGcctgcag tctctCGTGGGGAACCTGGACAGCGCGGTGAGAACTTTCCAGAATTATTACTCGGTGTGGAGACAGTTTGGAGGTCTGCCGGAGTTTTACAGCATCCCTCAGGGTTACACTGTGGACAAGAGAGAGGGATACCCACTGAGACCAG AGTTAATAGAGAGTGCCATGTACCTGTTCAGGGCGACAGGTGACCACACCTACCTCCAGCTGGGCCTCGATGCTCTGGAGTCCATCGAGAGGATCGCCAAGACGCCCTGCGGATACGCTACC GTTAAAGACCTGCGAGACCACCAGCTGGACAACAGGATGGAGTCCTTCTTTCTCGCTGAAACCATCAAGTACCTGTACCTGCTGTTTGACCCCGCCCACTTCCTGCACGGCGGGGGGGCGGAGGGGGACGGCTCCTGGGAGGAGGGAGGCGAGGGGGGGCGGTGCATTTTAGGGGCGGGGGGGTTCATCTTCAACACGGAGGCTCACCCTCTCGACCCGGCGGCGCTGTACTGCTGCAGCCGCCACGCCCGGGACCGACAGGAGCTCCGAGACATCCTGCTCAGCCTGTCGCAGCCCGCAGGGAAGAAGCCGAAGCCGCCCGCCGAG